A single genomic interval of Malania oleifera isolate guangnan ecotype guangnan chromosome 13, ASM2987363v1, whole genome shotgun sequence harbors:
- the LOC131146423 gene encoding uncharacterized protein LOC131146423, translated as MQGSPLLSLSPSFNSYSSARLAEIAARVVEECALEPDSDFEIFDSETGDVSAEKQVDDGEDDDFEFAFVCREPESSPISADEIFFNGQIRPLYPIFNGNLLLNEDQSEDSKHRKPSPTRLPLRKLMSEDRDPPSSSSSEADELEGVPAGTYCVWTPGSASESSRRSCKKSNSTGSSKRWKFRDLLYRSNSDGKDTFIFLTPKAKTGASSKSREQKVAESNNSPEKMDSIYEKVPGKAGSKRASADDETAPLANKDQHYVKNRAPRVSGKVRVKGDSADGEADETAKLAVEERYTKSASSGGSKEGERRRFFLPYKQDLIGFFSNVNGLSRNVHPF; from the coding sequence ATGCAAGGGAGTCCTCTTCTCTCGCTCTCTCCTAGCTTCAACAGCTACTCCTCCGCCCGTCTCGCAGAAATTGCCGCCAGAGTCGTCGAAGAATGCGCTCTCGAACCGGACTCTGATTTTGAGATTTTCGACTCCGAAACGGGGGATGTTTCTGCGGAGAAGCAAGTCGACGACGGCGAGGATGACGATTTCGAGTTCGCTTTCGTGTGCAGGGAACCTGAATCGTCGCCGATTTCCGCCGACGAGATCTTCTTCAACGGCCAGATCAGGCCCCTGTATCCAATCTTCAATGGGAATTTGTTGTTGAATGAAGATCAGAGCGAAGATTCGAAGCATCGGAAACCTTCGCCGACTCGATTGCCACTCAGGAAGCTTATGAGCGAGGATCGAGATCCGCCGTCGTCTTCTTCGTCGGAGGCCGACGAGCTCGAAGGAGTTCCGGCGGGAACGTACTGCGTATGGACGCCGGGGTCGGCGTCGGAGTCGTCGCGGCGCAGTTGCAAGAAGAGCAATTCGACGGGGTCGTCGAAGCGGTGGAAGTTTCGAGACCTTCTCTACCGGAGCAACAGCGACGGCAAGGACACTTTTATCTTTCTGACGCCCAAGGCCAAGACCGGCGCGAGTTCGAAATCGAGGGAGCAGAAGGTCGCTGAGTCTAACAACTCGCCGGAAAAGATGGATTCCATATACGAAAAGGTCCCCGGGAAAGCCGGATCAAAGCGAGCCTCCGCCGACGACGAGACTGCGCCTTTGGCTAACAAAGATCAGCATTACGTGAAGAACAGAGCCCCCAGAGTCTCTGGAAAAGTGAGAGTCAAGGGAGATAGCGCCGACGGCGAGGCCGACGAGACGGCGAAGTTGGCTGTCGAAGAGAGATACACGAAGAGTGCAAGCAGTGGGGGATCCAAAGAGGGCGAACGACGCCGTTTCTTCCTCCCGTACAAGCAGGACTTGATTGGGTTTTTCTCGAACGTGAACGGGCTGAGCCGGAATGTACATCCCTTCTAA